Within the Eleginops maclovinus isolate JMC-PN-2008 ecotype Puerto Natales chromosome 13, JC_Emac_rtc_rv5, whole genome shotgun sequence genome, the region gtttgcaAGGTTGTCTCATATTTCCTCAACCTTATTGCTTAATCTTAACTCATAACATGCCTTAGGTTGGGAatattacaaacacaaatgttttgtggtcgatagaattattttatttttgaagacaTAGCAATTGTTCATCCAGAACCATTTAAAGTACCAACATTACATTATCAAGGGAACATTATCTGAATGAATTAACTGATCATGAACAcaaatttcacacacacacatgtgtaaTTGTAACAGTGAACTATCAGGATGAAACTGGAAGCAAGTGGTCTTCATGTAGCTTCAATCATTGCTAGTATGTCTGATCCATTCACAAATTTAGTTTTTCCACATACTGCAGTGAACACTCTTGGGCGGATCTGGACATGCCTCTGTGTGACGTTTTCTGGTGGAGGGATTAAGGTGACGACCTTGTCCACTGTGTACCAGATCTTGTCCTCTAGTCACGGCCAAAAAAAGCGTTTTTTTCGCCCAATGTTGTGCATGACTTTGACCTCAAGGGCACCTGCACACAGATAACAGGTGAAATAAAAGTACAATGGGTGAAACATGACAAGTATTGCTTGTATTGCAATCTTATGAGACTATGAGATAAAGTTTGATTCAAAGGGAATGGGAATATAAGAACGGAAAATGACCAAGAGAGAATAAAcggaaagagagaaatatcatGCAATGTAATTTGGAAATCtgtgaggaaaaaatgaaaagatgtaCAAATCCCCTTCTTCTATGTCTTCAATGATTCCAGGATATGGGTCATCGTCATATGCAATGACACACCATTTTCCAACTAGGTCTTCAGTGACGTCATCAACTGGACAGAGAGTCCCTTCACACTCAGATCTTGAGGTGGAATGGCTTCCATCTTCTGAGGCTGTTGTTTCAGATGTTCTTACATCTCTTCCAGGCTGTAAATGTGGTGCAATGTTGGAGGACGATGGGTGGAAACAGGGACAGATGTTCTCTCTGTTGCAGAAGCAGCTGAGCACTGTATAATGGATCGTGCCAGGCGTAGTGCAAATTACTTGATGAATACTCAGTGTACCTTTGATGGTGGTCAGCTCATTTGGCAGGAGAGTGTTTAATCTGTTTATCTGGTCTTCCTCCACGTAGAGGAGCTTGACTTTGGTGAGAGGAAGGAGTGTGTCATAGAGGACTTTGGCTGTGGGTATGTCAGAACTGCTTTAAGCTGAGCCCAAATGGCAGGAGGATCATGCTTCATGGAAGGTGACAATGCACAGAATGTCAGTGTACAATCTGAGGTGTATACAACAGCATTGTGCAGTGTAGTCTGCCTGTGTGATGCTCCAAAATGGACTTGCTCCACCTCCTTTGCATATTTGCACTGCCAGTTTTCTGCATAGTCAATGTGAAGAGTAGCTTCGTCTTCTTTCAGAGATGTGTGCAGGGATTGTAGCTGTGTGTATTGGTGATGGATGTTGAAGAGGTGCTTGCACACTTtggctttcatttctctctcaaaATCTTCCAAAAGGAGTTGCAGGCTGCCCTCACATCTCTGTTTGACCGTTTTGGTCACAGTGATCTTCTGTCTTTCTccgtccttttctttttcataatcTTCTTTTTTCGTGAGCCACTGGTACCACCATGTGGCTTCTGTTCCTGATGTACCAGTACTTGTGGGGTGTGTGAGAGACTTGTTCTTACAAGAGAGACATTCCCTGTACATGCAAGCTTTAGCCTGAGTGGTACAGCACAACTCCTCAGCAACTTTGCTCAAGCTTGATGAGTTAATAATGCCAAGGTGCTTCTCTTCGCTGCATGTCTTTGACCTTCTGCTCTAGTTTCTGTAATTTTCTGTAGTTAGAGGTTTTtgcccttctccttctcttgtcTGCAGGTCTATTTTCTGGTGTCTGATCAGCCTTGCTAGAAGTGCTAGTTGTactttttgtccttttctgaTCTGCAGGCCTAGGCTCTGGTGTCTGATCAGCCTCACTAGAAGTGCTTGGTGGTGTTGAAGCCCTGCAAAATGTCTCCATCTCGCTCTGTCTTTTCGCCAACACCCTGTGCTTTTGCTGTCTTTTCCTCCATGATTTCCTGACCTTCTTTTGCTCCCTGTTGGACAAATCGCTGATACATTTCAACTTTCCctcttctctttgtttcctatttctttctctttccttccttaaaTATTCTTTGTGTTTCACTGGATCATACCTCACTCTTTTCCTGTATTCTCTCAGCCTCTCTGCTCcactttttctcatttgttttggcattttGGTTCTCCCCTGAACAATTTCAGATAGAAATCAGCATTATCTACATGTTTACCATTTAGtccacacaacacatttattttaaaatgatgggaTTGAAGTACTTCTTACCATTCAATTTTGTCACTACCAAAATGATCATGTCACTACCGAAACTTTACCATatgtttcggtagtgactgtTCCGGTAGTGACAATTCTAGCTAACTTTAAGCATAACTAAAGAATGCTAGCAAGCACATGGCTAGCATACATGTCTTTGAAGAGGGGTacactcataaaaacataatattttgcataaaaCCCGAACGAGTTCTTGAAGAGAATATGTGTTTGGTAGTGACAATTCTTATGGTTACACGCCGATGTTCAGACTTtggaacacatttatataaaaagtatgGGATTCTGCTACTTACCATTCAGCCATGAAGGTCTGAGATGCTGTAACACTtcccaatccaaaatgcaggGGGTGTGGCTAAAAACCAGGCTCAGCCAATGGACTAAAACTCTTGTGTTTCGGGGACATGATTTTTTGAGTAtggttttttaatttaaagattaaaCCCACAATAATTCTAAATATTTCAACTTCTGTTTAAACGTAATCATAAAGATATTTGTAATCACACCATTGAAAAAATTCTTAAAATGGTTTTAAGTGTTATTTACAGAAATTGAAATTTagatgtcagggttggggacaGCAACTTCCCAATATAAAGTACCCTATAAATGAagattttgtatatatttagctTATCACTATCTCATTTAATGCCTTGGGATTAAATATACCATAACATGTTCTTAGTAAATATCTTTGTCTCAAGacttaattgttttgttaaattattttttattgttgaggGACTGCACTTTGAACCAATTCGGTAGAATGGCCCATAATATCATCCTTCTGAAGAATATACATTTGcagttttcctttaaatgtatgtatgtttaatgtattttatgcatttaataggCTACATATaagaaaatcatttttactTATTACTGTTACCCCCGTTAACTGTAGAAGtgtactttatacttctaatcTACTACATCGGGAAGCGaattttttagtttttacaatACTTTTTACAATACTCAGGATACACTTTTGAATTAAGATTATTCTGTACTGATTAAATCACCCAACATTACGTGTAAGTAACTAAACCATGAATGGgttaatataaaataagttatctgttcaaaaatatttcacagttccagcttattaaatgtgaagatttgctgatttggctttaaaatattttttaaaagagtgGAGCAAGTAGTACTTTTACTCTTTATAGTTTATCATACatataagaaaaacattattactTATTGCTGTttctgcaaaaaatattttgatattttgttatataaagCTACAGTGTGTGGACAACACACGAATGAGAGAGTGTTTTCCCGCTGAAAAACACTTCTGCGAGGAATCTcgaacagtgtgtgtgtgtgtgtgtgtgtgtgtgtgtgtgtgtgtgtgtgtgtgtgtcagacagacagacgtgtTCACTTTGATCTGACACAGGGACTGAATCAGCAGCAACACTTCAGACGGTTCAGACgttttgaaacatttctccCAGCGAGGTGATCAGAAGTGGACCATGCTCGCTGTTGGATTCATTTAGCGATCCTGAAAACCCTTGCCAACCAGAGCAGCAGCCCctcacacagaggaggagaggctgacTGTAGGAGTTTctccttgtccgatgtgagggtctaaggacagagggtgttgtaTTCATATTCtctacaaactgtaaagtcacCTGACACAGATGTAAAGTGTTTGATTctgggctttataaataaactgcttgatttgattgattgacatctccAAAAAGGGCATTgcttacattaaaatgtaattacgtTTTACAGAATACAGGTTACTCCACTTTAAATGCCACACTCTTGAAATACTTCCTCAGGGGTCCAGCCGGTGTCAGCAGAGTCTCACTGTGGACCCTGCAGCCTTTCAGTCTTTCTGAAGACACTCCTTCCCTTTATTAGTTTCagttgaaaacaaatatttcctaAAAAAGCAGGATTTAATAATGGACCACACAAGCCCTGTATACGTTCTTAACATAAACTATGAATTAATGCACTGATGCCATAACTTGACATCAATGTATTATACTGAAGATAAGGGGTATAGgaatatattgtaaaaatgtaaaatacatttgtgtgttgtttatgggcaattcatcttttatttgtgCCATGTATTTGACGTTACAGGCTATTATAACGTTTGAATGACATATATGTTTGATACAgtacaatatgtgtgtgtgtgtgtgtgtgtgtgtgtgtgtgtgtgtgtgtgtgtgtgtgtgtgtgtgtgtgtgtgtgtgtgtgtgtgtgtgtgtgtgtgtctgtgtctgtgtgtgcgtgtctcgGGGTGTGTGCTTCTGGGTGTGTCCTTTTGCAGgtacagctctctctctctctctgttggacACACTCAGTGTTCGGGATGGACGTACTCTCGGTGACGccgctgctgctcctgctctcTTTCCTCGGTAAGAACTTCTTCACTTATTATAACATAGTTATTATACAGTTATGTTTAATGTAGGAAATATTATCCCAGCAAAAAAATGGGTTGTGATCAAACTGTAGATttctacaaaaatgtaaaaggtttCCATCGTGTGACTCCCTGGGTAGTAAACTACTATAATTCCTGTTTAAATGGTGTACAATAATGACCTTACCCCCCCGTCCGCCTCAGGATGCTGTGCGGGGCAGGACTTGCTGCCGCCCGGCCCGGTGGAGGGCATCCTGGGCAAAAGTGTGACTCTAAAGACGCTGGTGGACAAACCGGTTTACGACTTTATAATCTGGAACTACAGCGACGGGACCGAGCAGACTAATGTGGCCACCACCAGCAAGGCGGGTGTGAAAGTGAACGACCCCTACAAGGGCAGGGTGACGGTGAACCAGACCAACGGATACCTGTATCTGGATGGGCTGCTGGACTCCGACAGAGGGGACTACAGCATCAACATCATATCCGCGGAAGAAGGCACTAAAACCGGGGAGATCCATCTCCGAGTCCTGGGTGAGTCACTCCTCTGAGAACACTTCCGGCGGCATTACCGCGTCCCTTGACATGTTAGTTCAGTTTGTGCAGATAGTTCGCTCACTTTCCCCCCTCGGCTTTTAGAGGCAAGAGTGTTGGAATACATGTTTCTGGCTCATACCATCTCACTGTAGAACTGCAGTCCGCCACAACTATGTTACCTGTAACGCCATGGTGAGCAGGTATCCCTCCGCCAGCACTCACCGCTTGGGGAATATATTCCTTGGCGGAGTAACATATTGTCTGTTAtaatcagaggtgggagaagtactcagatattgtacttgagtaaaagtagaagtaccagagatTAGGAAAACTCTGTtgcagtaaaagtcctgcattctaaatgttcctccagtaaaagtagaaagtactctcttctaaatgtacttaaagtagcgacagtaaaagtagtcattgtttgattggtccatttcagaataatatatctgatatgttttataattattgatcattaaagtgttctcagagctggtaaaggtgcagctagttttaatggctttgtatactgcagggtagctgctgaatttactccaggtgaactaaagtctgatttaagggttgattatatttaccatcattaatctaAATTAATGTAACTAaagggaataaataaatgtatgggagtaaaagtacaccatttacctctgaatggaagtggagtagaaggagaaagtagcataaaatgaaatactcatgtaaagtacaagtacctcaaaattatTCTTAAGTACAATcgttgagtaaatgtactttgttactttaaaacatgATTAGATCATTATCTGTTCCCTGAtcctacagacacacagaaaggtGTGTCCCCCCTGGCCTGAGCTTCCTAAGGGTGTGGCTCTTCCGGggggaactgtgtgtgtgtgtgtgtgtgtgtgtgtgtgtgtgtgtgtgtgtgtgtgtgtgtgtgtgtatgtgtgtgtgtgtgtgtgtgtgtgtgtgtgtgtgtgtgtgtgtgtgattagttACAGTTagaggtgtgtgtttaaagctgTCACATTACTGCTATATGCTGTTGCAGAACATTttacagtgtacacacacacacacacacacacacacacacacacacacacacacacacacacacacatacatacacacacacacacacacacacacacacacacacacacaatttgagtgagtatttttttaaagatgggCACATCATTAACTGGGCTAAGGCGGGGGAACTCCTGGTTTCATGAAGTGACCCAGCAGGGCTAAACCAATGACTCCTCCTCTGGATTTGTCAGTGGGGTTTCAtttttgacatactgtatgttcttgtggaatgaatgaaacattttgaTCATCCAGCTGTTGGTTACTGGGCTAGCTGGTATTGGTTGCAGTATTCTAAGCTGGTTGCTGATCAGCCAATATGTCCTGAGTCAGCATGACCTAAACAACGTCTCCAAGCTGGTGCTCCCCACATGACGTCAGTTTATTTATCTGAGGATGGTTCAAAGTGGAGCATGCATGCCTTCCCAGCATTCCTCCTGACACTCATTCATACATTTCTACTTGTTTCCACACAGTGAGCGACCAGTTAAACCAGAGAGCAACAGCaccagtgttgtgtttgtgtctttggtgaattatttatttaattgtattatttattattatttatgtcttatataactctgttgcattgttgaaggtgctcgggacttaagattttcattgccataactacactggaGTAAATGTGCCTtggacattaaaacctttgaatcttgaatctttgaatacaaataaaaaagtatattcTTTTTGCAACAGGATGTTTTGAAAACCGATCCGTATTCGCCTGTGCCAATATTCTAAAACATGACCATTGCATTTAGCTGCTCCTTATATCCAAAGCATCTTACAATCAATCATCATCAAGTTCAATCATCTGAATCATAAATCAATAATACTCTTTAGCTGGGTTAGCTGCAATGCTACACCTCTGGCTTCAAATGAACCGAACATCTCTAAGTTGTACACAATAGAAGTGAGCAAGTCAAAaatatattactattattattattattattattattggccCTGATATCGTATCAGGTATCCAGAATTGTGTCATTTTCTCTAATATAACTGTATCCTGACATCCATAGAGTGGACCTTCAATGTGGCCTACAGACAGAGTCGCTCCTTCACTCTGCTCTCACTCCTTCACTCCTTCGCTCTGCTCTCACTCCTTTACTCGGCTCTCACTCCTTCACTCCTTTACTCCTTCACTCTGCTCTCACTGCTTTACTCTGCTCTCACTCCTTCACTCTGCTCTCATTGCTTTACTCTGCTCTCACTCCTTCACTCGGCTCTCACTCCTTCACTTTTTCACTCTGCTCTCACTCCTTGACTTCTTCACTCTGTTCTCACTCCTTGACTTCTTCACTCTGCTCTCACTCCTTCACTTCTTCACTCTGCTCTCACTCCTTCACTCTGCTCTCACTCCTTCACTCTGCTCTCACTCCTTCACTATGCTCTCACTGCTTCACTCCTTCACTCTGCTCTCACTGCTTCACTCTGCTGTCACTCCTTTACTCCTTCACTCCTTCACTCTGCTCTCACTCCTTCCCTCTGCTGTCACTCCTCCTGGTGCCTCAGCACACCCAGCCATGCAGCGCAGCTCCAGGATCAGTGGGAACAGGTCGAGCAGGTTGGGCCGGTGCCATTTCTCGGCCATCTTCATTCACTCATTCAGATGTTGACTTAGAAACACAATTAGGATATTCTGCAGAGACCTGGGGCGGTTGTTAAACTTTCCGGCCCCTGACACCATCAACTGCTCCTCGGTAGCAGCAGAACTCGGGAGAGTCTATCATTTGACTGATAGAAGACAGACGGTATTTGGGGATAAATACCAGATTTAGTTTGAAAGGTTTAAAGAAGTCACATCTTTTATCGCTGTTGTTAATTGTGTTCTATGTACATCTATCTATATATCCATCTGATATATGAGACTGTCATGATACAATTATTCCACTCAACAGTCCCCTGTCCTCATGCAAAGCCTGTTTCCTGTCCTCCATGCAGTGCCAGTTTCAGGTGTAACAATTAAATCCAGCCTGCCCGAGGCCATCGAGCACAACAGCACCGTGGTGCTTACCTGCGCCGCTACAGGCTCTGACCTGAAGTTCGCCTGGCTCATGGGCACCACGGCTATCGTCGCCGACGGCAAGCGGATCACACTGAAACAGGTGGGTGTACACCATGGATGTATAGAGAAAACTCGTTCACTCCTATGAGAGTTCCTCAGTGGTGCATGAAGCCGGAATGGCCTTACGCTCTCAAGAGCAGAAGTACCTTTACTGGGTCCAGAGAGTGAGCACTTggttttccttaagccccgcctcgGATCCAGCAGTTTTTTTACAACTGTTagaccctaatgatttaaaCAAGGGCTATACAAATGGGTAATTTATTTAGTAAAGATCTGCTGATTTACAGAGATCTCTttccaatgtaagtcaattGGGAAAAAGTCCTTTTGGGCCCTATGAGGTCACGGACCGACACAGCTAGTGTAGTCccgccgtttggccactacaaacattttattcaacgTCCGCCGCACTTTCTGGGGGCTTGATTTACAtgtgtctttgaaatgtttctaGGTTTTCTAAATAGTGTCTGCTCTAAAGAAAGAGATGATGCaaactgaaatgtgtctttagggTGACAAAAAATCTGTCCAGGGACCACAGATGAAAAGTAGCATCTTGGCTAACTccaacacatttacagaaatgttgattaatgtgcactgtccctgttaAAGACATGACTAAATAAACTGACTCTGTAGCTCTGGGTGTACATGCACTTtatctaccaatcagagggtcagggGTTTGATTCCTcccctgcagtcagcatgttgatTTGTgcttgggcaagatacttataCTCAAAACCAAATGGCTCCAGTAGGTATCTCTACGGTGGGGAAGTTTGTGTTGCATTGGATGAAAGCCTCATCTAAAGAAATTGAAATATGATGTATAAAGTAAACTGTTGTATTGTTTAAATTCATTCCTTCGATGAATGAATAACCAATGTGCTATGTGGTTTGGATTGCATGTCAGGAGGCCCTGTCCAGTTCTCTGACCATCACAGGAGTCCTGAGGACGGACCTGCCGGCCCCCGTCACCTGCACCGCCACCAACAGTCTGGAGAGCAAGAAAAGTGCCCCCTTCAGCCTCATAGTGCACTGTGAGTAACTGCAAAAGTCACGTGTTCCAACCAAAAATAACTTATCCACACTTTTGATGGTTGTGGAGGCACTGCACAGTCGTCTTTATAACTCAACATTATGTTTGATTCAACAAAATGATGAGGCTCAAACGACCTGAGCTCTGATAAACCACTATTAAACAATATTGTCTATTTCATAATGACAAGCCTTTCTTCTGCTGTTACTTAAGTTGAAGTAGTGTTAGCAGTAATGAATGTTCTACGCCAGGGGGTCCAAACTACGGTCGGGCCATTATGAATCGGCCGTCAGCaatttctaaaagtataatggaatacacacacctgaaacttgtgtttgtcttatattgtacttcttaaatatatctAAAACTTTATATGACATGTGTTAGgaagcccaattttcaaataaagtcAGTCATTAAAAGTCCAATAAATGATCTACATAACAAACTAAATATAGCCTTCACGTTACCCCTAgttatcagcaatctgaggcttcttttttaagggatgagcttCAACACTGTTTGTAACAGAATAAATTAAAGTTGTAAACCCTGTAGAGagctgtgatggaggctgtttttttaaactttttatacatattcaagtatcaagcataatttagctacatttgattaatttattaGCTTATAACCTAACTTATGAGTATAGCCCATgaatacctcacctctagtgagaggcccagcccttcatatgtttttatatttggccctcagtgaaaaaagtatCGACACCCCTGTTCTACGCAGTCTGTAATATATTAAATACTTCTACTTCTATCTAGTGATAgataatatattacattatggAATACACTTGCTCAACAGAGTGTGTAATGATCCACCCTCATGACGTCTCCCACAGTTTCAGTGAGAGAGTGAGTCAGTCGCTGTCACCCCCTCACACCCATCTAATCACTGCTAATAGTGTCTGGCTCACACGTTGCCTGGCTGTGGAGCTGACGCTGCTCAGATTCTTGACCCTTGAGTATAACAGGTGTAAGGCCATCCTGGAGCCATGTGACTgcgctgtgtgtttgcatggtgCTCCCTCTGCATTAAACCACACTTTGTACACAGTGACTGCACTTCCACTCCTTCCCCATGACTAACCAGAAAGGCGGTGAAACCACACCGACCGCAGGTTAACCCTGTTATTAATTAATCTAAAGCTCTTGGCTCATCTGGCTTTGTGTGAAGCCAAGCCCAATGACTCTCATTTCcaataaacatttccattcCTTAaacttgaaaacaaaataaagcacCTTTTCTAAATATCAATAACtctgctgcttttatttcagtgtgttaGCTACATATTAAATCatatagatggatagatacaGTAGACGGATGGATAGACAGGCAGGCGTGCGGCAggtagacagatagacagacagacagatacttTATTCATACCAAATGGGGAAATGGTTTTGTCACAGCAGTCCCTCCAGCTGATGTCCATGTGTTGTCCCTCCATAGACGGACCAGATGAAGTTTCCATCACTCCTCCAAACCCTCCTAAGTTCCTCCGCTCCAAATCCAACTTCAGCTTGTCCTGTGCGTCCATCTCCAGCCCCCCAGCAACATTCAGCTGGTACCATGGCCAGAAGATGATGGAGGTGGCGGGTCCTGTCCTGACTCTGGAGGTCATAGAGAAATATAAATTGGGTCTTGCAGTGGAGGAGTACACATGCAGTGCCACAAACGCCAAGACCCAGCGTGTCGGCTCCTCCCCGGCCGTCTCCTTCGCTGTGATGGGTGAGTCAGCTGACCTTTCTGTGGCAACAACTTCCTGCAATGACATTGGTTAAAGACATACGGTTCTCTGATGATGGACCACAGTCAAGGCTGTCCTCTTGGTCTCTCTAATTGAAATGACGGGGAATAGGAATCGCCTCACATGTTCAATAGGAGACAGGTCTGGACTGCAGGTCGACCAGTCTTTTTCAGTTTGCGTCAGTCCATCTCATAACAGCTCTGGCTCAGACAAACCAACGGCGCTTCTGGGTGTTGATATATGGCTCTGGCTTTGCATGGAAGACTTTTAACTTGAACTTGTAGATGAAGCGAGGAGCTGTGTTAACTTAACAATGATTTTCTGAAGTGATCCTGAGCCCACGTGGTAATATCCTTTACAGAATCTCATCTCAaccttaatttatttatatagcacatttaaaacatccGCTgttgaccaaagtgctgtacCGGGAACAAATACAATTTGGAATAATACAATGGGTTAAAAACAAGATCAAAAGCACAATAACTAGAAACATatagaaatgtcaaaatgtcatgTTCAACTAGAATTCAAAGCCAGTGcaaagaggtgagtttttagcagagatttaaaaagtgcaatagaCTGAGCAGTTCGGATTTGAACTGGGAGGCTGTTCCACAGTCTGGGAGCTTCAACAGCGAAAGCCCTGTCAGGGGGCTGAGTACATTATTAAAGCCATCCAGGAGTTGAAACTGTCCAAATATTAAAATCTCTTTTAAAAAGAGTCAATAAGTTGATTTCCATCCATGATTGAATGTCTTTCAGAAAGCTAAGCAAGGCATTCCTGGATTcattatttgcttttattgGCAGGTATACCTGGAAATCATCTGCAAAGCAATGgtatgaaatgtaatgtttttttttaattgacccCATTGGTAGCAAACACAGAGTGAAACAAATGGGGCCTAATATAGAGCCGTGAGGGACCCCATAGTGTAGTGGGGCTGCAGCTGGAGAATAGTGGCCAATATGCACAGAAAAAGTATTTCCTGACAGATAATATTGAAAGCATTTCAGGACGTTACCTTTAATACCAACACACAGTTCCAGGTGTGATAAAAGAATTTGGTGTCAATGGTACCAAAAGCAGCAGACAAGTCTAAAAGAACCAGCACAGCAGAATTAATCAGCAGTCAAAAGAAGATCATAAGAAACTCTTAGGAGAGCAGATTCTGTGCTGTGACGTAAACCAGACTTTTCTGAAGTCCGTTAAAATAAAGGTGCGAGTGCAGTAGCTCTAAAAAAGAATGATAGGTCGATCGAAGGTCACAGGCATTCAATGTTGGTTTTCGGCCTTTCTACTTAAGTGCAGAGCTCTCTCCAATTCCTCTGGATCTTTTGATGACATTATGGTGATGATGATAAATTCTTGCAATTGAACGTTGAAAAAACGTTGCTCTTCAGCTGTTGGACTATTTGGACTGTTCACAGAGTGGTGAACCTCATCCCTTCCTTGCTTGTGAACGACAACATGAACTTGATCAGTTTGAACATTACATATCTTATCTTTGTCGGGTAATCATTTGAGATCGAAAAGGATTTGCAAATCATTGTATTCTGTTTTTGGTTGTCCCAACTTCATTGGAATTGGGGTTTGTATATTAGCGACAGTGACTTTAATTGTTGGAGGATATCATATTTTAAGCTTTGCCTGAAGTTCACTTGAGCTCCACCAAGAGAGCACTGAAATAAAGCAGGCTGATACCTTTCCTGAGGCCCCTCCGAGGCACGAGACTCACATCTGTCACATGAGCTGCTTGTAATGACCCAttacccgtgtgtgtgtgtgtgtgtgtgtgtgtgtgtgtgtgtgtgtgtgtgtgtgtgtgtgtgtgtgtgtgtgtgtgtgtgtgtgcatgagaaaCCTGCTGTGAGGATGGTCTCACTACATGAAGAGTGTCTGTCTGTTCCGTCTGCATGCAAACAGGAAATTACATGTCAGGCGTGTGGACGCTAACAATAACAGTAATGTGAGGTCTCATTGGATGAACTGGAGATCAGTTTACTGGTAATGGTTCAGCCCGTCAGTCTATTATTCTATCTTCTATTATTTACCAAACAGAACAGATCTTTAAAAACCCTATCtggttgcattatgggaaatctAGGATCCAGTGTTGTTCGAACTTGAGTATGCTTTTCATGTTGGACTTCTAAATA harbors:
- the LOC134874825 gene encoding carcinoembryonic antigen-related cell adhesion molecule 6-like — protein: MDVLSVTPLLLLLSFLGCCAGQDLLPPGPVEGILGKSVTLKTLVDKPVYDFIIWNYSDGTEQTNVATTSKAGVKVNDPYKGRVTVNQTNGYLYLDGLLDSDRGDYSINIISAEEGTKTGEIHLRVLVPVSGVTIKSSLPEAIEHNSTVVLTCAATGSDLKFAWLMGTTAIVADGKRITLKQEALSSSLTITGVLRTDLPAPVTCTATNSLESKKSAPFSLIVHYGPDEVSITPPNPPKFLRSKSNFSLSCASISSPPATFSWYHGQKMMEVAGPVLTLEVIEKYKLGLAVEEYTCSATNAKTQRVGSSPAVSFAVMEAVSGAKVSGPMSILIAGNSSANLSCAAAAGSVQSTSWKKGGAAVSAGSRLVFSADMSSLLISPLMKEDNGVFTCMLTNPINTDSASYTMLVNYGPEAAMVSGESAVEVETKVVLTCSAASVPPANFTWKFNGTKTDVKAAVYQIEAARYKNTGTYTCEAHNAVTGMTSSHTHILSVKEEGELEEGLSDGAIAGIVIAVLVALGAAIGLIMYCRQKVPVESPY